One segment of Gammaproteobacteria bacterium DNA contains the following:
- a CDS encoding aminodeoxychorismate synthase component I, translating to MIHPLGDRPNLLELHRRHPERYPALLQSVLHGTPQARFDILFACPGEALTLTTAGLESPSGIAAASFTDALDRWWQSQRLTMEDDSGLPFRGGWLLFLGYELAGEIEPCLDLPPDPDGLPVALALRIPGALVHDHARDTTYIVGEPGETGLVHTIRSDLGALQTRPPAPLRDNPPDIDLAEAAPVEYLQGVEHIKRYIREGDVFQVNLSRRWTGELEAGYEDAALYARLCRSNPAPFAGLWRHEDFAILSSSPERLVAVRNRIASTRPIAGTRRRGGDECEDAALTQELTAHPKECAEHVMLIDLERNDLGRVSQPGTVDVDELMIVERYAHVQHIVSNVSGRLRDDVTPGQVIRALFPGGTITGCPKVRCMEIIAELEGEGRGAYTGSLGYLNRNGDMDLNILIRTFVRHGNRLSLRTGAGIVADSDPEAELQETRHKAEGLLRALA from the coding sequence CTGATTCATCCGCTCGGGGACAGGCCGAACCTGCTCGAGCTGCATCGCCGACACCCCGAACGCTATCCCGCCTTGCTGCAAAGCGTGCTGCACGGCACGCCGCAGGCGCGTTTCGATATCCTTTTCGCCTGTCCCGGCGAAGCCCTGACGCTCACGACTGCGGGGCTCGAATCACCGTCCGGCATCGCCGCCGCTTCGTTCACCGATGCCCTCGACCGCTGGTGGCAATCGCAGCGTCTCACCATGGAGGACGACAGCGGACTGCCGTTTCGCGGCGGCTGGTTGCTGTTCCTGGGCTATGAGCTGGCAGGCGAGATCGAACCCTGCCTCGACCTGCCCCCCGATCCCGACGGCCTGCCGGTAGCGCTCGCCCTGCGTATCCCGGGCGCGCTCGTCCATGACCATGCACGCGACACGACCTACATCGTCGGCGAGCCGGGCGAAACGGGGCTTGTTCATACTATCCGCTCGGACCTCGGGGCATTGCAGACCCGACCACCGGCACCGCTGCGCGACAACCCGCCGGATATCGACCTTGCCGAGGCGGCGCCGGTGGAATACCTGCAGGGTGTGGAGCACATCAAGCGATACATCCGCGAGGGCGACGTGTTCCAGGTCAACCTGTCGCGCCGCTGGACAGGGGAACTCGAAGCGGGGTATGAGGATGCCGCCCTGTATGCCCGTTTATGCCGCAGCAATCCGGCGCCTTTCGCCGGCTTGTGGCGGCACGAGGATTTCGCCATTCTCAGTTCCTCGCCTGAACGGCTGGTGGCGGTTCGCAATCGCATCGCCTCCACCCGGCCCATCGCCGGCACCCGGCGGCGGGGCGGGGACGAATGCGAGGACGCGGCACTGACGCAGGAACTGACCGCTCACCCCAAGGAGTGCGCCGAACACGTGATGCTGATCGACCTGGAACGCAACGACCTGGGCCGTGTCTCCCAACCGGGGACGGTCGACGTCGACGAACTCATGATCGTCGAGCGTTACGCTCATGTGCAGCACATCGTGTCCAACGTGAGCGGCCGTTTAAGAGACGACGTCACCCCCGGACAGGTGATCCGTGCCCTGTTTCCCGGCGGCACCATCACCGGCTGCCCCAAGGTACGCTGCATGGAAATCATCGCGGAACTGGAAGGCGAGGGGCGGGGCGCCTATACCGGCTCGCTCGGCTATTTGAACCGCAACGGCGACATGGACCTGAACATCCTGATCCGGACCTTCGTCCGGCACGGCAACCGGCTTTCCCTGCGCACGGGCGCCGGCATCGTGGCCGACTCCGATCCCGAGGCGGAACTCCAGGAAACCCGCCACAAGGCCGAAGGGCTGTTACGCGCACTGGCATGA
- the fabF gene encoding beta-ketoacyl-ACP synthase II yields MSKRRVVVTGMGIVSPVGSTIKGAWDNITAGRSGIRAIPPEVFDASAFSVRIAGTAVGFDVNDYLPVKEQKKMDPFIHYGIGAAVDAMRDAGIEVTEENADRIGVSIGSGIGGVGTIERNTRAYLEGGPRKISPFFVPSSIINMISGNLSIMMGLKGPNTALVTACATGTHSIGEAARMIGYGDADVMIAGGAEMATTPLGLGGFAAARALSTRNDEPERASRPWDKDRDGFVLGDGAGVLVLEEYEQAKARGANIYCEVVGFGLSGDAYHMTQPGGGGAVRCMHHALRDAGLNPDQVDYINAHGTSTPVGDKAESDSVKATFGDYAHKLAVSSTKSMTGHLLGAAGGIEAVFSILAIRDQVAPPTINLENQDPECDLDFVPNTAREMKIDVALSNSFGFGGTNGTLVFRKI; encoded by the coding sequence TTGTCTAAACGTCGCGTTGTAGTGACCGGCATGGGTATCGTCTCGCCGGTCGGATCCACCATTAAGGGGGCCTGGGACAACATCACCGCAGGTCGCAGTGGTATCCGGGCAATCCCGCCCGAAGTTTTCGATGCCTCCGCGTTCAGTGTCCGCATCGCCGGCACGGCTGTGGGTTTCGACGTCAACGACTATCTGCCCGTCAAGGAGCAGAAAAAGATGGACCCCTTCATCCACTACGGCATCGGCGCCGCGGTGGACGCCATGCGTGACGCCGGCATCGAGGTCACCGAAGAAAACGCCGATCGCATCGGCGTTTCAATCGGCTCGGGCATCGGCGGCGTGGGCACCATCGAGCGCAACACCCGAGCCTATCTCGAAGGCGGTCCGCGCAAGATTTCGCCTTTCTTCGTGCCCAGCAGCATCATCAACATGATCTCCGGCAACCTGTCGATCATGATGGGCCTGAAGGGCCCCAACACCGCGCTGGTCACCGCCTGCGCCACGGGCACCCACAGCATCGGCGAAGCGGCCCGCATGATCGGTTACGGCGACGCCGACGTCATGATCGCCGGCGGCGCCGAGATGGCCACCACGCCATTGGGCCTCGGCGGCTTCGCGGCAGCCCGTGCGCTGTCCACGCGCAACGACGAACCGGAACGCGCCAGCCGCCCCTGGGACAAGGACCGCGACGGTTTCGTGCTGGGCGACGGCGCCGGCGTGCTGGTACTCGAAGAGTACGAACAGGCCAAGGCCCGCGGCGCGAACATCTATTGCGAAGTGGTCGGCTTCGGCCTGTCGGGCGATGCCTACCACATGACCCAGCCGGGCGGTGGCGGTGCCGTCCGCTGCATGCACCATGCCCTGCGCGATGCCGGCCTGAACCCCGATCAGGTCGATTACATCAACGCCCATGGCACCTCCACGCCGGTCGGTGACAAGGCCGAAAGCGATTCGGTCAAGGCGACCTTCGGCGACTATGCCCACAAGCTGGCGGTCAGCTCGACCAAGTCCATGACCGGCCACCTGCTGGGCGCAGCCGGCGGCATCGAGGCCGTATTCAGTATCCTGGCGATCCGCGACCAGGTTGCACCGCCGACTATCAACCTGGAGAACCAGGACCCGGAATGCGACCTGGATTTCGTGCCGAACACCGCGCGCGAGATGAAAATCGACGTCGCGCTCTCCAACTCGTTCGGTTTCGGCGGCACCAACGGTACACTGGTATTTCGCAAGATCTGA
- the fabG gene encoding 3-oxoacyl-ACP reductase FabG — MSLAGEIALVTGASRGIGRSIALELGRRGATVIGTATSEQGAEAIAAALSEAGVQGTGMVLNVTEAPAIDALIKEVGERFGTVTVLVNNAGITRDNLLMRMKDDEWDAIINTNLSSIYRTSKACLRGMMKARKGRIINISSIVGSTGNPGQSNYAAAKAGILGFSKSLAREVGSRGITVNTVAPGFIDTDMTRALPEAQREALLNQIALGRLGQPEEIARVVAFLASEDASYITGETLHVNGGMYMP; from the coding sequence ATGAGTCTTGCAGGTGAAATTGCGCTGGTCACCGGCGCCAGCCGCGGCATCGGCCGATCCATCGCCCTGGAGCTGGGGCGGCGCGGCGCCACCGTGATCGGCACGGCCACCAGCGAGCAGGGCGCCGAGGCGATCGCAGCGGCCCTGAGCGAAGCGGGCGTCCAGGGCACGGGCATGGTGCTAAACGTCACCGAGGCCCCCGCCATCGATGCCCTGATCAAGGAAGTGGGCGAACGTTTCGGAACGGTCACGGTCCTGGTAAATAATGCGGGCATCACCCGCGACAACCTGCTGATGCGCATGAAGGACGATGAATGGGATGCCATCATCAACACCAACCTCAGCTCCATCTACCGCACCAGCAAGGCCTGCCTGCGCGGCATGATGAAGGCCCGCAAGGGGCGTATCATCAATATCTCGTCCATCGTGGGTTCCACCGGCAACCCGGGCCAGTCCAACTACGCCGCCGCCAAGGCTGGCATTCTGGGCTTTTCCAAATCGCTGGCGCGTGAAGTCGGTTCGCGCGGCATCACGGTCAATACCGTCGCGCCGGGATTCATCGATACCGACATGACCCGCGCGCTGCCGGAGGCGCAGCGAGAGGCGCTGCTGAACCAGATCGCGCTGGGCCGTCTCGGCCAGCCGGAGGAGATTGCCCGTGTCGTCGCCTTCCTCGCTTCCGAGGATGCGAGCTACATTACGGGCGAGACCCTGCACGTCAACGGCGGCATGTACATGCCCTGA
- the acpP gene encoding acyl carrier protein has protein sequence MSNIEERVKKIVAEQLGAKEEDIKNEASFVDDLGADSLDTVELVMALEEEFETEIPDEEAEKITTVQQAIDYVNAHSS, from the coding sequence ATGAGCAATATCGAAGAGCGCGTCAAAAAGATTGTTGCAGAGCAGCTTGGCGCGAAAGAAGAGGACATCAAGAACGAGGCATCTTTTGTCGACGACCTCGGCGCGGATTCTCTGGATACTGTTGAACTGGTGATGGCGCTCGAAGAGGAATTCGAGACTGAAATCCCCGATGAAGAAGCCGAGAAGATCACCACCGTTCAGCAGGCCATCGACTACGTAAACGCTCACTCCAGCTGA